From the genome of Croceibacterium atlanticum:
GCGTAATCGAAATCATCGCCATAGGGATTGGACTGGGCTTCATTCTGTCGCAACGAACCCAGATCCAGGTGGTTAGGCCACCAGTCCTTGTTGGACATCGCCGTTTCCTGCGCATGGGCCGGGGTGGCAAGCAGGGCGGGCGACATCGTGGCGGCCAGCAGGGCCAGGCCAGATACGGATAATTTCCTCACTTCATCCTCTCCTTCAAAATCAGAGGCAACAGGGGAGGACCTCCACCTAGCGCTCCCGCTTTGAACGAGAAAACAAATCAATTTTGTGACTGAGATCGCCCAATCCGATCAATTTAAAACTTCTGTTTATTATCAGTTAGATAAGGGCGCTCACTCTGCCTGGATCAGGCTTTCCGGCCCGAACGCATCGGGCAGAAGCCGGGACAGCTGCACTTCGCGCACCCTGTCCTGTCCGACACACAGGACCAATGGATCCGTATCGCCAAGGGCCGCGATCTCGTTCAGCACTTGCCGGCAACGGCCGCACGGGGTGATCGGATCACTCGCCGGCCCGGTGACTGCCACGGCCACCAGCCCGCCCCGCCTGCCATCGGCCATTGCCTTCGATACCGCCACCGTCTCCGCGCAGAGCGAAAGGCCATAGCTGGCATTCTCGACATTTCCGCCGGAAACGATCTCCCCGTCTTCGAACAACAGAGCCGCGCCGACATGAAAATCGGAATAGGGGGCATAAGCCGTTTCGGCCGCATGGCGTGCGGCGGCGATCAGTTCATCGCGGAAATGGGCGCCGTCATCGCTCATGGCTGCACCACCACCCAGCGCAGGGCATCGGGGCTGGCCGCCGTCCGCAGGGATGAATTGGCGGTCCACAATGTCCATGGCCGCCCGGCATAATCGGGTTGCATCCAGTCTTCCTCCAGCCACAGGCCGCGCTCTATCCGCGCGGCGATACCGTATCGTTCTTCGAATTCGCGCGAAAGTTTCAGCACGGCCGGTTTGCCCACATGGCCTTCCACCTGGTTGAGGAAGGTCGTCAATTCGCTTTCCACTGCGGTTTCGCGCATCGGATCGTCGCATTTATCGGCCAGTTTTTTCAGATCGATGGCGGGCGGCAGCAATTCCGCGTCGCGCGGCACTATGGTCACGAAATTGGCCGCCTGCCGCTCCGCCGGAATGCATGGATCATAGGCGTGGACGACGCCGAATTTCAGATGCGCGGCCCGCGTCCGTTCCAGATTGGCGGCGAATGCGGGATCGCGCCCTGACGCGCCCTGGCTGCCTTCAAGATAGACGAAATCGGCACCGATCGCCCGCAAGGCTCGGAAATCGGCCTGTCCGTCGATCGCACCGATCAGCGCGCCCTGGATCGGAAATGCCGCCCGTTCCGGCGCCCAGTGCTGGGCCTGCCACCATATCCAGCCACCGGCCGCGATAGCCGCCAGCAGCAGCAAGCCGGCTATACGCCAGCGCCAGGGAAATGCCCTCTTTCTGCCCATTGCTGTCCCGCTTGTCCCTCAGGCCTTGATATGCAGCACGCAGATCAGCGTGAAAAGGCGCCTTGCCGTATCGAAATCTGTTTCGACCTTGCCTTCCAGCGCTTCCAGCAATTGCCGCGTCGCCCGATCGTGGATGCCGCGCCGCGCCATGTCGAGCGTTTCGATTTCCCGCGCGGAAGCCTTGCGCAGCGCCTTGTAGTAGGAATCGCAGATCGCGAAATATTCCCGCACCACCCGGCGGAAACGGGCAAGGCCCAGCCCGATCGTGCCCGCTTCCTTGCCCTGTCCGTCATGCACGGTAATGGCAAGCCGCCCGTCGATCACGGCAAGATGAAGCGCCCACGGGCCCTTATGGCCATTTTCAGCGGCACGCAGCGGCCTGAAACTGTTATCCGATTCCAGATCGCGCAGCGCCGCGCGCCGCTCACTCTCCACCGTTTCGCTCCGGCGCAGGATCGTCGCCTCGTCGAGCTCGATTCGCGCAATGCGGTCAGGGTGAAGATTCTCCGTCATTTGCCTGTCTTGCTTTCGCAGAGCGGCGGGGCTTTCGCAAACGCGAAAGAGATCATCCCCGCTATCCACAGCCCCGCCAGGCCGTGTGGCACTTGCGGCGGGACTCGAGTGGGCGCATCAAAGAGCGATGCCTGAACAAGACCTGCTGACCCGTTCCGCCCCCGCCAATGCCAGCGAAGAAGGCGGCGCAGGCCGCGCCCTGCCCACCAATCTGGAAGCGGAAGCCGCCTTTCTGGGTGCGGTCCTGATCGACAATCGCCTGCTGGAAGAACTGGCCGTTCCGTTGCGGCCCGATCATTTCTTCGCCCCGATCCATGCCCGCATATTCGAACGGATCACGGTCCAGCTCGACAAGCAGATGGTCGTCACTCCGGTCACGCTGAAACCCTATTTCGAAGGGGATGAAGCGATGGCGGAGATGGGCGGCACCGCCTATCTGGCGCAATTGACGGCCGATGGGCAGGGCCTGCTGGCCCCGCGTGAACTGGCCCAGCAGATCTATGACCTTGCCCTGCTGCGTGAACTGGTTTCCGTCGGGCGGGAACTGGTGGAAGGCGCGCTGGATACTTCGGACGAGGTCGAACCGCTCAAGCGGATCGAAAATGCCGAGGCCGCGCTGTACCGCGTGGCCGAAGGCGCCTCCAGCGTGAACGAGGCGGACAGTTTCCGCGGCGCCACGGGCAAGGCGCTGGAACTGATCGAAATGGCGATCAATTCGGGCGGCCATGTTTCAGGCAAGACCACCGGGCTTACTTCCGTGAACGAGAAGGTCGGCGGCCTGCACGATTCCGACCTTATCATCCTCGCCGGGCGTCCGGGCATGGGCAAGACCTCGCTCGCCACCAATATCGCCTTCAATTGTGCTGACCGCTATCTGCGCGATCAGCAGGACGGGATCGAGAAATCGATCGGCGCGCCGGTGGCCTTCTTCAGCCTCGAAATGTCGAGCGATCAGCTGGCCACGCGTATCCTGGCCGAACAGGCGGAAATTTCCAGCGAAGCTCTGCGCATGGGCAAGATCAGCCGGGACGATTTCCAGAAGCTTTCCTATGCCAGCCAGCGGCTGGCGGAACTGCCCCTGTTCATCGACGATACGCCGGCGCTGACCATCGGTGCCTTGCGCAACCGCGCGCGGCGGCTGAAACGGCGGCACGATATCGGGCTGATCGTGGTCGACTACCTGCAATTGCTCCAGGGCAGCGGCCGCGCGACGGACAACCGCGTGAACGAGATTTCCGAAATCAGCCGCGGCCTGAAGACACTGGCCAAGGAACTGGGCGTTCCGGTGATCGCCCTGTCCCAGCTATCCCGCGCGGTGGAACAGCGCGACGACAAGAAACCGATGCTGTCCGACCTTCGCGAATCCGGCTCTATCGAACAGGACGCCGACATGGTCTGGTTCGTCTATCGCGAAGATTATTATGTCGGCCTGCGCGAACCGAAACTGCCCGCCGGCGATGCCGATGTGAAGGCGCAGGAAGCCTATGATGCCTGGCGGCAGGAGATGGAGCGCGTTTTCGGCCTGGCCGAACTGATCGTGGCCAAGCAGCGCCACGGCTCAACCGGCCGCGTCCGCCTGCGCTTCGAAGCCCGCATCACCCGCTTCTCCGACCTCGCCGAAGGGGATTATGGCGGCGATTACGATTGAGGGCGTTCTCCCCCGGCGCGCGCCACTTTAAGGCCCGCAGGTCCATTCGCCAGCGGCTACCGACATCTCGCCATTGCTGGCGCGCATGATTTCCAGTTCGGCGGGGTAAGTGCTGGCTTCGCCCGGATCGGTGTCCTCTTCGGAAATCTGCATCACATTCACCACCAGGTCGCCGCCGAGGAATTCGGCGCCTTCGATCATGCCGCCGAAGCCACTCGCCTCGCGTGAGCGCACGCCCACCGTCTCGCCATCCAGCTTGAGCACACCCTGCGAACTGCGATTTGCGCCGACCCAGCCCATGGCAACCAGCGCCGGGCCATCCGCCCCGGCTTCGGTGAAACTGCAACCGAGTTCGCCGCCCAGTTCGGCGCCCGCAATATCCTCTTCAGTCAGCACGCCGGCTACGCCAAAGCTTGGCACATTGGCGGCTGCGGCGGTTTCAGGCACTGCCTCCGGCGCCGGTTCTGCCGGCTCGCCCGAACAGGCGGCCAGCGCCATCGCGGGCACCAGCAGGGTCAAT
Proteins encoded in this window:
- a CDS encoding UPF0262 family protein — its product is MTENLHPDRIARIELDEATILRRSETVESERRAALRDLESDNSFRPLRAAENGHKGPWALHLAVIDGRLAITVHDGQGKEAGTIGLGLARFRRVVREYFAICDSYYKALRKASAREIETLDMARRGIHDRATRQLLEALEGKVETDFDTARRLFTLICVLHIKA
- a CDS encoding replicative DNA helicase; the protein is MPEQDLLTRSAPANASEEGGAGRALPTNLEAEAAFLGAVLIDNRLLEELAVPLRPDHFFAPIHARIFERITVQLDKQMVVTPVTLKPYFEGDEAMAEMGGTAYLAQLTADGQGLLAPRELAQQIYDLALLRELVSVGRELVEGALDTSDEVEPLKRIENAEAALYRVAEGASSVNEADSFRGATGKALELIEMAINSGGHVSGKTTGLTSVNEKVGGLHDSDLIILAGRPGMGKTSLATNIAFNCADRYLRDQQDGIEKSIGAPVAFFSLEMSSDQLATRILAEQAEISSEALRMGKISRDDFQKLSYASQRLAELPLFIDDTPALTIGALRNRARRLKRRHDIGLIVVDYLQLLQGSGRATDNRVNEISEISRGLKTLAKELGVPVIALSQLSRAVEQRDDKKPMLSDLRESGSIEQDADMVWFVYREDYYVGLREPKLPAGDADVKAQEAYDAWRQEMERVFGLAELIVAKQRHGSTGRVRLRFEARITRFSDLAEGDYGGDYD
- a CDS encoding cytidine deaminase, translating into MSDDGAHFRDELIAAARHAAETAYAPYSDFHVGAALLFEDGEIVSGGNVENASYGLSLCAETVAVSKAMADGRRGGLVAVAVTGPASDPITPCGRCRQVLNEIAALGDTDPLVLCVGQDRVREVQLSRLLPDAFGPESLIQAE
- a CDS encoding glycoside hydrolase family 25 protein yields the protein MGRKRAFPWRWRIAGLLLLAAIAAGGWIWWQAQHWAPERAAFPIQGALIGAIDGQADFRALRAIGADFVYLEGSQGASGRDPAFAANLERTRAAHLKFGVVHAYDPCIPAERQAANFVTIVPRDAELLPPAIDLKKLADKCDDPMRETAVESELTTFLNQVEGHVGKPAVLKLSREFEERYGIAARIERGLWLEEDWMQPDYAGRPWTLWTANSSLRTAASPDALRWVVVQP